The Streptomyces sp. DH-12 genome has a window encoding:
- a CDS encoding acetylxylan esterase yields MPAFDLPPAELERHRPDLAEPADFDAFWKRTLEEASGAGDVLVSADPVDSGLRLTEAWDVAFRGFAGNPVRAWFSRPAGAAGPLPAVVEFAGYGRGRGLPHERLTWVNAGYAHLLMDNRGQGGQYGCGGDTPDPHAGAPGGPGPAARGLLDPHDYHYRRLITDAVRAVEAVRALPGADASRVAAVGNSQGGGLALAVAGLVPDLAAVLVTAPFLCGIHRALDLTDAAPYGEISAYLAVHRGAEEAAHRTLAHVEGISFARRAQAPAHFGVGLRDTVCPPSGAYAAYNRYAELTGGQEEKVLHAYPYNGHEGGDAVHVRRQLGWLRAVLGA; encoded by the coding sequence GTGCCCGCGTTCGACCTGCCCCCGGCTGAACTGGAGCGTCATCGCCCGGACCTCGCCGAACCCGCGGACTTCGACGCGTTCTGGAAGCGCACGCTGGAGGAGGCGTCGGGTGCGGGGGACGTTCTGGTCTCCGCCGACCCGGTGGACAGCGGGCTGCGGCTGACCGAGGCCTGGGACGTCGCCTTCCGCGGCTTCGCGGGCAACCCGGTGCGCGCGTGGTTCAGCCGCCCCGCGGGGGCGGCCGGACCGCTCCCGGCCGTGGTGGAGTTCGCCGGGTACGGACGCGGACGCGGCCTCCCCCACGAGCGGCTGACCTGGGTGAACGCCGGGTACGCGCATCTGCTGATGGACAACCGCGGGCAGGGCGGCCAGTACGGCTGCGGGGGCGACACCCCCGACCCGCACGCCGGTGCGCCGGGCGGCCCCGGACCGGCGGCGCGCGGGCTGCTCGACCCGCACGACTATCACTACCGCCGCCTGATCACCGACGCGGTGCGCGCGGTGGAGGCCGTGCGCGCACTGCCCGGCGCGGACGCCTCCCGGGTCGCGGCGGTGGGCAACAGCCAGGGCGGGGGCCTGGCGCTGGCGGTCGCGGGACTGGTCCCGGACCTCGCGGCGGTCCTGGTCACCGCCCCCTTCCTGTGCGGGATCCACCGCGCGCTGGACCTCACGGACGCGGCGCCGTACGGCGAGATCAGCGCGTATCTCGCCGTCCACCGGGGCGCGGAGGAGGCGGCCCACCGCACCCTGGCCCACGTCGAGGGCATCTCCTTCGCCCGCCGCGCGCAGGCACCCGCCCACTTCGGCGTGGGCCTCCGCGACACGGTGTGCCCACCGAGCGGCGCGTACGCGGCGTACAACCGCTACGCGGAGCTGACGGGCGGACAGGAGGAGAAGGTGCTGCACGCCTACCCGTACAACGGGCACGAGGGCGGGGACGCGGTGCATGTGCGGCGGCAACTGGGATGGCTACGAGCGGTGTTGGGAGCATAA